The window ATCGGGAGTACATCTCGGATACTGACGAACGGCGATGTCCCGAGGAGTTTCGTTTCACGACAGTTCGGCCGTCTACCGAACGTCGTCAGTTCGGTCGCTCCAATTTCTCGACTCGCGTCGTGAGCGCCAGGAAGGTCGCCAACAGGGTCAGCGTAACCGCACCCGCCGCCGCGATTTCGTGGGCCGGTGTCGGATGGCTGTACCCGACAGCAAGCACCTCCTGCGCCGGAAGTGCGGTGTGGTGTGGTGTCCCGACGATGGGAAGAAAGTAGTCCACGATATCGTTTCCGCCGTACCAGAGGACGGCGACGAAGACGGCACCGACCGGAAAGTCGCTGTAGCGGTGGATGAGAAACGCCTCGGCGACCATTCCGAGGTGACTGACGAACAGGAACGTGTACATCGGCCAGCCGACCCCGATGAAACCCGAAAAGAACGCCGCAAGGACGAACGGCGTCCACGCTCCGAGCTTGATACAGCCGAAGAACGCGAGAGCATTCACCCACTCCGTGTTTCGGTCGAGTTTCCACAGGCCGAGCGAGAGCGCGATAAACAGCGTGGCGACCGGACTGTCAGGGACGAATAGCCACGTTTCGGGGGGTTCGACCGCGAACTGCCACGTTATGAGTGGGTCGGAGAGCGGAAGCGGATGAAAGCCGTAGTACCAGAAACCGAACACCGTACCGACGAGGTTGATAGCGACGATGGCCCACGCCATTCGAAGGCCGAAATCCTCCAGCCACTGCGGAAGCGGCGCGACGTACCACGGGAGATCATCTCGGGCCGGAAGGTCGGTCATACTCGCGGGCACGGATGGTCGAGGCAAAGAGCCTTCGAT of the Haladaptatus caseinilyticus genome contains:
- a CDS encoding DUF1405 domain-containing protein: MTDLPARDDLPWYVAPLPQWLEDFGLRMAWAIVAINLVGTVFGFWYYGFHPLPLSDPLITWQFAVEPPETWLFVPDSPVATLFIALSLGLWKLDRNTEWVNALAFFGCIKLGAWTPFVLAAFFSGFIGVGWPMYTFLFVSHLGMVAEAFLIHRYSDFPVGAVFVAVLWYGGNDIVDYFLPIVGTPHHTALPAQEVLAVGYSHPTPAHEIAAAGAVTLTLLATFLALTTRVEKLERPN